One window of the Amycolatopsis mediterranei genome contains the following:
- a CDS encoding MFS transporter — MYIAASRTSDLASGTDRKPALKRVSANVVALGMVSLVTDVSSEMVTAVLPLYLVLGLGLNPLQFGLLDGLYAGATALVRVLGGHLADRWRRLKAVAGFGYGLSAVGKLGLVAAGSSVAAIGLVLAADRTGKGLRTGPRDALISLSSEPASLGRSFGVHRAMDTVGAFLGPLVAMAVLAVSLGSYSSVFVTSFCIAAIAVLLLALFVRERPGSVDRAAVSARAALGLLRQQDFRRVTLWAALLGLVTVGDSFVYLVLQRRWEIAATYFPLLPLGTAGVYLLLAVPLGKLADRAGRWPVFLGGHAALCLALVLLCGPQAGLWLAVVALGLHGVFYAATDGVLMAAAGPLIPADLRATGLAVVQTGQAVARMCSSVLFGLAWTLWDLRPAVLVAAVCLAAVALAAAFAKPVRP, encoded by the coding sequence ATGTACATCGCGGCAAGCCGTACCTCGGACCTGGCCTCCGGAACCGACCGCAAACCGGCGCTCAAGCGGGTGTCCGCCAACGTGGTGGCGCTGGGGATGGTCAGCCTGGTCACCGACGTCTCGTCGGAGATGGTCACCGCCGTCCTCCCGCTCTACCTGGTGCTCGGCCTCGGCCTGAACCCCCTGCAGTTCGGGCTGCTCGACGGGCTCTACGCGGGCGCCACCGCGCTCGTGCGGGTGCTCGGCGGGCACCTCGCCGACCGGTGGCGGCGGCTCAAAGCCGTCGCCGGGTTCGGGTACGGCTTGTCCGCGGTGGGCAAGCTCGGCCTGGTCGCGGCCGGTTCATCGGTCGCGGCCATCGGCCTGGTCCTCGCCGCCGACCGCACCGGCAAAGGGCTGCGCACCGGCCCCCGCGACGCGCTGATCTCGCTCAGCAGCGAGCCGGCGAGCCTCGGCCGGTCGTTCGGGGTGCACCGGGCGATGGACACCGTCGGCGCGTTCCTCGGCCCGCTGGTGGCGATGGCGGTGCTCGCCGTGAGCCTCGGCAGCTACTCGAGCGTGTTCGTCACCAGCTTCTGCATCGCGGCCATCGCCGTGCTGCTGCTGGCCCTGTTCGTGCGCGAGCGGCCCGGCAGCGTCGATCGCGCGGCGGTGTCCGCCCGAGCCGCGCTCGGTCTCCTCCGGCAGCAGGACTTCCGGCGGGTGACGCTCTGGGCAGCGCTGCTGGGCCTGGTGACGGTCGGCGACTCGTTCGTCTACCTCGTCCTGCAGCGGCGCTGGGAGATCGCGGCGACGTACTTCCCGCTGCTGCCACTGGGCACCGCCGGGGTCTACCTGCTGCTGGCCGTGCCGCTCGGCAAGCTCGCCGACCGCGCCGGCCGCTGGCCGGTCTTCCTCGGCGGGCACGCGGCACTGTGCCTGGCCCTGGTGCTGCTCTGCGGCCCGCAGGCGGGGCTCTGGCTCGCCGTCGTCGCGCTCGGCCTGCACGGGGTGTTCTACGCGGCCACCGACGGCGTCCTGATGGCCGCCGCCGGCCCGCTCATCCCGGCCGACCTGCGCGCCACCGGGCTGGCCGTGGTGCAGACGGGCCAGGCCGTGGCCCGGATGTGCTCCTCCGTCCTCTTCGGACTGGCGTGGACCCTGTGGGACCTGCGGCCCGCGGTGCTCGTCGCCGCGGTCTGCCTGGCCGCCGTCGCCCTCGCCGCCGCCTTCGCGAAACCGGTGCGCCCGTGA
- a CDS encoding TolB family protein, which produces MKKLVLALTGTALLLAAAVTYTLSARHGTAAAEPAAAVTLASGQLLFRDTATGRVGAVPLDETTAKPQLSGLKCDRFAVAKQTAVCLAARPGTLPAITDVLVLDDHLAVRHTETVPGTPSRARVSPDGKRVDWTLFVTGDSYAQTGFSTRAGLYEVDTGRLVKTIEELPVFVGDNRYFAADVNYWGITFAADGNRFYATLGSKGKTYLVEADYRRYRGKTLRENVECPSLSPDGKRIAFKKKVGDGGWRLFVLDLASMRETELAETRSVDDQALWQDDRTILYGRENAVWAVPSNGSGAPRRLIDGAASPAVTQDPR; this is translated from the coding sequence GTGAAGAAACTCGTCCTCGCCCTCACCGGCACGGCCCTCCTGCTCGCCGCGGCCGTCACGTACACCCTCAGCGCGCGGCACGGCACCGCGGCCGCCGAACCCGCCGCCGCGGTGACCCTGGCGTCCGGGCAACTGCTGTTCCGCGACACCGCCACCGGTCGCGTCGGCGCCGTCCCGCTCGACGAAACAACGGCGAAACCGCAGCTCAGCGGCCTGAAGTGCGACCGGTTCGCGGTGGCGAAGCAGACGGCGGTGTGCCTGGCGGCCCGGCCCGGGACGCTCCCGGCGATCACCGACGTCCTCGTCCTCGACGACCACCTCGCCGTCCGCCACACCGAAACCGTCCCCGGCACGCCGAGCCGCGCGCGCGTCTCACCGGACGGCAAGCGCGTCGACTGGACGCTGTTCGTCACCGGCGATTCCTACGCGCAGACCGGCTTCTCGACCCGCGCCGGGCTCTACGAGGTCGACACCGGACGGCTGGTCAAAACGATCGAGGAGCTGCCGGTGTTCGTCGGCGACAACCGTTACTTCGCGGCCGACGTCAACTATTGGGGCATCACCTTCGCCGCCGACGGAAACCGCTTCTACGCCACCCTCGGCAGCAAGGGCAAGACGTACCTCGTCGAAGCCGACTACCGGCGTTACCGCGGGAAAACCCTGCGCGAGAACGTCGAATGCCCTTCACTGTCCCCGGACGGCAAGCGGATCGCGTTCAAGAAGAAGGTCGGCGACGGCGGCTGGCGGCTGTTCGTCCTCGACCTCGCGAGCATGCGGGAGACCGAGCTCGCCGAGACCCGCAGCGTCGACGACCAGGCGCTCTGGCAGGACGACCGCACGATCCTCTACGGGCGCGAGAACGCAGTCTGGGCGGTTCCGTCGAACGGCTCCGGAGCGCCGCGGCGCCTGATAGACGGCGCCGCGTCGCCGGCCGTCACTCAGGACCCGAGGTAG